A section of the Osmia lignaria lignaria isolate PbOS001 chromosome 3, iyOsmLign1, whole genome shotgun sequence genome encodes:
- the LOC117605196 gene encoding solute carrier family 12 member 8 isoform X2, with product MESNERNQFSNGNAGSNRDIDWSRYGLHNNVDIHRNNERQRNNREYEELAPEMYQTGANELFAQEYSADPWWKSNFFISQPVLFGTWDGVFTSCLINIFGVIVFLRSGWIVGQAGVLNAILIIFCTVCIALVTVLSAVGICERCRVESGGVYFLLSHVLGSRFGGSIGLLYCFGQAVGCALNVLGFGESMAGLVGLESAWAERGFACAAVILLSIINVAGVKWVIKLQFILLLILLLAGVDFMVGSFIHVDVEAGFEGWLSGNLRNNTFPAYQDGYSWFTVFGVFFPTVTGVLAGINMSGDLRHPSTDIPNGTLAAVGTGTLLYLCFLLFLAATCTRNALLTNFMIASTVSAISVLLLAGLYVSSFSSCLGAMYGTPRVLQSIASQNVIPGMSCLQRGKGPNKVPIYAMLVVAVVTLTFIITGQINTLAPIVTMPFLLTYACLDYAYFALAQTFDIQLNREQRFRTQSPTFDRNYSSASRNNSITDTDNDLDNLFPERIRHKNLVRNPSLSENNVYIDSSPSIDENGSNVENSERKIHIHNKLGNWYSPLCNRWLSLLGCLLKLLIMFLVHWGYAIANIVVVFLVWSYVGHANPAVKPGVSSDFKFFKWLRISLLRLMGRKMYDYEQIIVTPVHPGVETSPTQLNEENEDFAGRRRYHQTATVTGQYVNVD from the exons ATGGAGTCAAATGAAAGGAACCAGTTTTCAAATGGGAATGCTGGAAGCAATAGAGATATAGATTGGTCTAGATATGGTTTACATAATAATGTAGATATTCACAGGAATAATGAAAGGCAAAGAAATAATAGAGAGTATGAAGAACTCGCACCTGAGATGTATCAAACTGGAGCAAATGAATTGTTTGCTCAGGAATAT AGTGCTGATCCATGGTGGAAatcaaatttctttatttctcaaCCTGTATTGTTTGGAACATGGGATGGAGTTTTTACGTCTTgtcttattaatatttttggagTTATTGTGTTCTTACGATCAGGATGGATAGTAGGTCAAGCTGGTGTTCTTAATGCAATACTAATAATTTTTTGTACAG TGTGCATCGCGTTAGTGACTGTATTATCTGCTGTCGGAATATGTGAACGATGTAGAGTAGAAAGTGGAGGAGTTTATTTTTTACTATCACATGTATTAGGATCAAGATTCGGAGGTTCTATTGGATTACTGTATTGTTTTGGACAG gcGGTGGGCTGTGCTCTAAATGTTCTAGGTTTTGGAGAATCTATGGCTGGTCTTGTGGGTTTAGAATCTGCATGGGCAGAACGTGGTTTCGCTTGTGCTGCCGTTATCTTGTTATCTATCATAAATGTTGCTGGTGTCAAATGGGTTATAAAGCTACAATTCATTCTTttgctaattttattattagctgGTGTGGACTTCATGGTTGGAAGTTTTATTCATGTGGATGTTG AGGCTGGCTTTGAGGGATGGCTGTCGGGAAATTTAAGAAACAATACTTTCCCTGCATATCAGGATGGATATAGCTGGTTTACAGTGTTTGGTGTATTCTTTCCAACGGTAACTGGTGTTTTAGCAGGTATTAATATGAGTGGAGACTTAAGACATCCATCCACAGATATTCCTAATGGTACATTGGCAGCAGTAGGGACAGG aacTTTGTTGTATCTATGTTTTTTGCTATTTCTCGCAGCAACATGTACTCGAAATGCGCTTCTCACGAATTTTATGATAGCATCTACTGTATCAGCGATTTCAGTACTATTGTTAGCAGGTCTTTATGTATCATCATTTAGTAGCTGTTTGGGCGCGATGTATGGTACTCCCCGAGTTCTTCAATCTATTGCTAGCCAAAACGTTATTCCGGGAATGAGCTGCTTACAAAGAGGG aaaGGACCAAACAAAGTTCCAATATATGCTATGTTAGTTGTTGCTGTCGTTACATTGACTTTTATCATTACTGGTCAAATTAATACACTTGCGCCAATTGTTACAATGCCTTTTCTTTTAACATATGCATGCTTGGATTATGCATATTTTGCTCTTGCGCAAACATTTGACATACAATTGAATCGAGAACAACGATTTCGCACGCAATCCCCAACGTTTGATCGCAATTATAGTTCTGCAAGTAGGAATAATTCGATAACAGACACAGATAATGATTTGGACAATTTATTTCCTGAAAGAATAAGACACAAAAATCTGGTT AGAAATCCCAGTCTTTCTGAAAACAATGTCTATATCGATTCTTCTCCAAGTATCGATGAAAATGGCAGTAATGTGGAAAATTCGGAACGAAAGATTCATATTCATAATAAACTAGGCAATTGGTACAGTCCTTTATGTAACAGATGGCTCTCCTTATTAGGT TGTCTTCTAAAATTGCTTATTATGTTTCTTGTCCATTGGGGTTACGCTATTGCCAATATCGTAGTCGTTTTTCTGGTTTGGAGTTACGTAGGTCATGCTAACCCTGCTGTAAAACCAGGAGTTTCGTCAGACTTTAAATTCTTCAAATggttaagaatatcattattaaggCTTATGGG GAGAAAAATGTACGATTACGAACAAATTATTGTTACACCTGTACATCCAGGCGTTGAAACTTCTCCAACTCAGttaaacgaagaaaatgaagatttCGCCGGTAGACGAAGATACCATCAAACGGCTACAGTCACAGGGCAATACGTCAATGTTGATTAA
- the LOC117605196 gene encoding solute carrier family 12 member 8 isoform X1 produces MESNERNQFSNGNAGSNRDIDWSRYGLHNNVDIHRNNERQRNNREYEELAPEMYQTGANELFAQEYSADPWWKSNFFISQPVLFGTWDGVFTSCLINIFGVIVFLRSGWIVGQAGVLNAILIIFCTVCIALVTVLSAVGICERCRVESGGVYFLLSHVLGSRFGGSIGLLYCFGQAVGCALNVLGFGESMAGLVGLESAWAERGFACAAVILLSIINVAGVKWVIKLQFILLLILLLAGVDFMVGSFIHVDVEAGFEGWLSGNLRNNTFPAYQDGYSWFTVFGVFFPTVTGVLAGINMSGDLRHPSTDIPNGTLAAVGTGTLLYLCFLLFLAATCTRNALLTNFMIASTVSAISVLLLAGLYVSSFSSCLGAMYGTPRVLQSIASQNVIPGMSCLQRGKGPNKVPIYAMLVVAVVTLTFIITGQINTLAPIVTMPFLLTYACLDYAYFALAQTFDIQLNREQRFRTQSPTFDRNYSSASRNNSITDTDNDLDNLFPERIRHKNLVVSIHEYPIDYCIRIKVKSNGFHCLQRNPSLSENNVYIDSSPSIDENGSNVENSERKIHIHNKLGNWYSPLCNRWLSLLGCLLKLLIMFLVHWGYAIANIVVVFLVWSYVGHANPAVKPGVSSDFKFFKWLRISLLRLMGRKMYDYEQIIVTPVHPGVETSPTQLNEENEDFAGRRRYHQTATVTGQYVNVD; encoded by the exons ATGGAGTCAAATGAAAGGAACCAGTTTTCAAATGGGAATGCTGGAAGCAATAGAGATATAGATTGGTCTAGATATGGTTTACATAATAATGTAGATATTCACAGGAATAATGAAAGGCAAAGAAATAATAGAGAGTATGAAGAACTCGCACCTGAGATGTATCAAACTGGAGCAAATGAATTGTTTGCTCAGGAATAT AGTGCTGATCCATGGTGGAAatcaaatttctttatttctcaaCCTGTATTGTTTGGAACATGGGATGGAGTTTTTACGTCTTgtcttattaatatttttggagTTATTGTGTTCTTACGATCAGGATGGATAGTAGGTCAAGCTGGTGTTCTTAATGCAATACTAATAATTTTTTGTACAG TGTGCATCGCGTTAGTGACTGTATTATCTGCTGTCGGAATATGTGAACGATGTAGAGTAGAAAGTGGAGGAGTTTATTTTTTACTATCACATGTATTAGGATCAAGATTCGGAGGTTCTATTGGATTACTGTATTGTTTTGGACAG gcGGTGGGCTGTGCTCTAAATGTTCTAGGTTTTGGAGAATCTATGGCTGGTCTTGTGGGTTTAGAATCTGCATGGGCAGAACGTGGTTTCGCTTGTGCTGCCGTTATCTTGTTATCTATCATAAATGTTGCTGGTGTCAAATGGGTTATAAAGCTACAATTCATTCTTttgctaattttattattagctgGTGTGGACTTCATGGTTGGAAGTTTTATTCATGTGGATGTTG AGGCTGGCTTTGAGGGATGGCTGTCGGGAAATTTAAGAAACAATACTTTCCCTGCATATCAGGATGGATATAGCTGGTTTACAGTGTTTGGTGTATTCTTTCCAACGGTAACTGGTGTTTTAGCAGGTATTAATATGAGTGGAGACTTAAGACATCCATCCACAGATATTCCTAATGGTACATTGGCAGCAGTAGGGACAGG aacTTTGTTGTATCTATGTTTTTTGCTATTTCTCGCAGCAACATGTACTCGAAATGCGCTTCTCACGAATTTTATGATAGCATCTACTGTATCAGCGATTTCAGTACTATTGTTAGCAGGTCTTTATGTATCATCATTTAGTAGCTGTTTGGGCGCGATGTATGGTACTCCCCGAGTTCTTCAATCTATTGCTAGCCAAAACGTTATTCCGGGAATGAGCTGCTTACAAAGAGGG aaaGGACCAAACAAAGTTCCAATATATGCTATGTTAGTTGTTGCTGTCGTTACATTGACTTTTATCATTACTGGTCAAATTAATACACTTGCGCCAATTGTTACAATGCCTTTTCTTTTAACATATGCATGCTTGGATTATGCATATTTTGCTCTTGCGCAAACATTTGACATACAATTGAATCGAGAACAACGATTTCGCACGCAATCCCCAACGTTTGATCGCAATTATAGTTCTGCAAGTAGGAATAATTCGATAACAGACACAGATAATGATTTGGACAATTTATTTCCTGAAAGAATAAGACACAAAAATCTGGTTGTAAGTATACATGAATATCCGATTGATTATTGTATTAGGATAAAAGTTAAAAGTAATGGTTTCCATTGTTTGCAGAGAAATCCCAGTCTTTCTGAAAACAATGTCTATATCGATTCTTCTCCAAGTATCGATGAAAATGGCAGTAATGTGGAAAATTCGGAACGAAAGATTCATATTCATAATAAACTAGGCAATTGGTACAGTCCTTTATGTAACAGATGGCTCTCCTTATTAGGT TGTCTTCTAAAATTGCTTATTATGTTTCTTGTCCATTGGGGTTACGCTATTGCCAATATCGTAGTCGTTTTTCTGGTTTGGAGTTACGTAGGTCATGCTAACCCTGCTGTAAAACCAGGAGTTTCGTCAGACTTTAAATTCTTCAAATggttaagaatatcattattaaggCTTATGGG GAGAAAAATGTACGATTACGAACAAATTATTGTTACACCTGTACATCCAGGCGTTGAAACTTCTCCAACTCAGttaaacgaagaaaatgaagatttCGCCGGTAGACGAAGATACCATCAAACGGCTACAGTCACAGGGCAATACGTCAATGTTGATTAA